A genomic segment from Polyangium mundeleinium encodes:
- a CDS encoding asparagine synthase-related protein, whose protein sequence is MNGSFGYVSGRPGSPIDEARFSPNAVTSADGRFTLVFEGDRETPEGVLAAYAARGKRAIEELRGGFALGLWDATERTLLLARDPIGIKSLYFATAHGKLAFASEVWTLAAQGFAEKRLSRRAVASFLATGAVAEPDTILEGVSPLPPATILTYREGHTRSATYWKLPSEPGTTHAAAPLEAALAETLSTPATPPLAPDEREITEAIEALDQPSTSFPQAFRAAKSAGEAAFSGLGRSALFPAASRLLHFGALFARDRSVERAYAGLRCKEMTDALAAASFRDGAIATHPSLLHLEGYTLLPVRIPEELEPSLARRKIRLDRALAVLDLANDLHGTALRDADLACRRHGLLLRAPLLDRAVVEHALGLPLRGALRHTRARSAPAPPLAAWLRGPLRAWAERTLLDEARRYAPFLDAHVLAVFWRGLFDDKGTYAAPNVFAWATLIAYLKSHDATI, encoded by the coding sequence ATGAACGGCTCGTTCGGGTACGTCAGCGGCAGGCCGGGCTCCCCGATCGACGAGGCCCGGTTCTCCCCGAATGCCGTGACGTCCGCGGACGGCCGTTTCACGCTCGTTTTTGAAGGCGACCGCGAAACCCCCGAAGGCGTCCTCGCCGCGTATGCCGCCCGCGGCAAGCGCGCGATCGAAGAACTTCGGGGCGGGTTTGCGCTCGGTCTCTGGGACGCGACCGAGCGCACGCTCCTGCTCGCGCGGGATCCGATCGGCATCAAATCCCTCTATTTCGCGACGGCCCACGGAAAGCTCGCGTTCGCCTCCGAGGTGTGGACCCTCGCCGCGCAGGGTTTTGCCGAGAAACGTTTGTCCCGCCGCGCGGTCGCGAGCTTCCTCGCCACGGGCGCCGTCGCCGAACCCGACACGATCCTCGAAGGTGTCTCGCCCCTCCCGCCCGCCACGATTCTCACGTACCGCGAGGGCCATACGCGCAGCGCGACGTACTGGAAGCTCCCGAGCGAGCCCGGCACGACACACGCCGCAGCGCCGCTCGAAGCCGCGCTCGCCGAGACCCTGTCTACTCCGGCGACCCCGCCCCTCGCCCCCGACGAGCGCGAGATCACGGAGGCCATCGAGGCGCTCGATCAACCTTCCACGTCGTTCCCCCAGGCCTTCCGCGCCGCGAAATCTGCGGGCGAGGCGGCCTTTTCGGGCCTCGGCCGGAGCGCGCTTTTCCCCGCGGCGAGCCGCCTCCTTCATTTCGGAGCGCTCTTCGCGAGGGACCGGTCCGTCGAGCGCGCCTACGCCGGGCTCCGCTGCAAGGAAATGACGGACGCGCTCGCCGCGGCCTCCTTTCGCGACGGTGCAATCGCCACGCACCCGAGCCTGCTCCACCTCGAAGGCTACACGCTCCTGCCGGTCAGGATCCCCGAGGAGCTCGAGCCCTCCCTTGCGCGGCGGAAAATCCGCCTCGATCGCGCGCTCGCTGTGCTCGACCTCGCGAACGACCTCCACGGCACGGCCCTGCGCGACGCCGACCTCGCGTGCCGCCGCCATGGCCTTCTGCTCCGCGCCCCGCTTCTCGATCGTGCCGTCGTGGAGCATGCCCTCGGCCTCCCGCTCCGCGGCGCGCTCCGCCATACCCGCGCTCGCTCGGCGCCCGCGCCTCCGCTCGCCGCGTGGCTCCGGGGCCCCCTCCGCGCCTGGGCTGAACGAACGCTCCTCGACGAGGCCCGGCGCTACGCTCCGTTCCTCGACGCGCACGTCCTCGCCGTTTTCTGGCGCGGCCTCTTCGACGACAAAGGCACGTACGCCGCGCCCAACGTCTTCGCCTGGGCCACGCTCATCGCCTATCTGAAAAGCCATGACGCAACGATCTGA
- a CDS encoding UDP-glucuronic acid decarboxylase family protein, whose translation MGLGAARKTALVTGAAGFLGSHLVDRLLDEGYEVVGIDNLMTGDLGNLERAGRDPHFHFQMGDVRQSIHVYAELVFNFACPASPVHYQSDPHATLTTSVLGALRLVEMARGRRCTIVHASTSEVYGDPTVHPQPESYWGNVNPIGERSCYDEGKRCAETLLNDARRAWGVDVRIARIFNTYGPRMAFDDGRVVSNFIVQALREKPLTLFGDGKQTRSFCFVKDLIEGIVALARPEPIEGPVNLGNPEEFTIRELAEEVLRLLGSDLEIIHAPLPADDPRQRKPDITRARELLGFSPRIGLRDGLRATVVDFQARLAERSPKGR comes from the coding sequence ATGGGACTCGGCGCTGCACGCAAGACCGCGCTCGTCACGGGCGCCGCGGGTTTCCTCGGATCCCACCTCGTCGATCGCTTGCTCGACGAGGGCTACGAGGTCGTCGGCATCGACAACCTCATGACCGGCGACCTCGGCAACCTCGAGCGCGCCGGCCGCGACCCGCATTTCCACTTCCAGATGGGCGACGTCCGCCAGTCGATTCACGTCTACGCCGAGCTCGTCTTCAACTTCGCCTGCCCCGCCTCGCCCGTCCATTACCAGAGCGACCCGCACGCCACGCTCACCACGAGCGTCCTCGGCGCCCTCCGCCTCGTCGAAATGGCCCGCGGCCGCCGCTGCACGATCGTCCACGCCTCGACCTCCGAGGTTTACGGCGACCCCACGGTCCACCCGCAGCCCGAGAGCTACTGGGGCAACGTCAATCCCATCGGCGAGCGCTCCTGCTACGACGAAGGAAAACGTTGCGCCGAGACCCTCCTCAACGACGCCCGCCGCGCCTGGGGCGTCGACGTCCGCATCGCGCGTATCTTCAACACCTATGGCCCGCGCATGGCCTTCGACGACGGCCGCGTCGTCTCGAATTTCATCGTCCAGGCGCTCCGCGAGAAACCCCTCACCCTCTTCGGCGACGGCAAACAGACCCGCTCCTTCTGCTTCGTGAAGGACCTCATCGAAGGCATCGTCGCCCTCGCCCGCCCCGAGCCCATCGAGGGCCCCGTGAACCTCGGCAACCCCGAGGAGTTCACCATTCGTGAGCTCGCCGAAGAGGTCCTCCGGCTCCTCGGCTCGGACCTCGAAATCATCCACGCGCCCTTGCCCGCCGACGACCCGCGCCAGCGCAAGCCCGACATCACCCGCGCCCGCGAGCTGCTCGGCTTCTCGCCGCGGATTGGCCTCCGCGACGGGCTCCGCGCCACCGTCGTCGATTTCCAGGCCCGGCTCGCCGAGCGCAGCCCGAAAGGACGATAG
- a CDS encoding glycosyltransferase family 4 protein: MVRIAILATHPIQYQAPLYRALAARDDVAIKLFFCWDFGVKETRDPGFGQTIRWDVPLLEGYDHEFVPNVSKRPGTDHFFGLVNPGAFARMSAFRPDVILVHGYAHFTEHEVMARAHQKGIPVLLRGESNLLAKRPPHVALAKRLGLPPIFRRLGGALAIGALSAHYFEHYGVPKERVFLAPYTVDNSFFQSQADNVREEARAFRRELGIPADDLVVTYAAKLIPVKGCADLIRAFAARPRPGAHLVLVGDGPLRGELESLAKSLSARVHFVGFVNQKRMPAAYALGDVFVLPSRFEPWGLAVNEAMNLGLPIIASDQVGAVPDLVGPDNGWVFPAGSVPALTRVLDEALAQHDGRASRGKASLRRIADWDIPHTAEGFVRAARAVSSRA, from the coding sequence ATGGTCCGAATCGCGATCCTCGCAACGCACCCGATCCAGTACCAGGCGCCGCTCTATCGCGCGCTCGCCGCCCGTGACGACGTCGCCATCAAGCTCTTCTTCTGCTGGGACTTCGGCGTCAAGGAGACCCGCGACCCCGGCTTCGGCCAGACCATCCGCTGGGACGTCCCCCTCCTCGAAGGTTACGACCACGAATTCGTGCCGAACGTCTCGAAGCGCCCCGGCACGGACCATTTCTTCGGCCTCGTCAACCCCGGCGCCTTCGCGCGCATGTCCGCGTTCCGCCCCGACGTCATCCTCGTCCACGGCTACGCCCATTTCACCGAGCACGAGGTCATGGCGCGGGCCCACCAGAAGGGCATCCCCGTCCTGCTCCGCGGCGAATCGAACCTGCTCGCCAAACGCCCGCCGCACGTCGCCCTCGCCAAGCGCCTCGGCCTCCCCCCGATCTTCCGCCGCCTCGGCGGCGCCCTCGCGATCGGCGCCCTCTCCGCGCACTACTTCGAGCATTACGGCGTCCCGAAAGAGCGCGTCTTCCTCGCGCCCTACACCGTCGACAACTCGTTCTTCCAATCCCAGGCCGATAACGTCCGCGAAGAGGCCCGCGCCTTCCGCCGGGAGCTCGGCATTCCCGCGGACGACCTCGTCGTCACTTACGCCGCCAAGCTCATCCCCGTGAAGGGCTGCGCCGATCTGATCCGCGCCTTCGCCGCGCGCCCGCGCCCCGGCGCCCACCTCGTCCTCGTCGGCGACGGCCCGCTCCGCGGCGAGCTCGAATCGCTCGCCAAATCCCTCTCCGCGCGGGTCCATTTCGTCGGCTTCGTCAACCAGAAGCGCATGCCGGCCGCGTATGCCCTCGGCGACGTCTTCGTCTTGCCCTCGCGCTTCGAGCCCTGGGGCCTCGCCGTCAACGAGGCCATGAACCTCGGCCTGCCCATCATCGCCTCCGATCAGGTCGGCGCCGTCCCCGACCTCGTCGGCCCCGACAATGGCTGGGTCTTCCCCGCCGGCAGCGTCCCTGCGCTGACGCGTGTCCTCGACGAGGCCCTCGCGCAACACGACGGTCGCGCCTCGCGTGGAAAAGCCTCCCTGCGCCGCATCGCGGACTGGGACATCCCGCACACCGCCGAAGGCTTCGTCCGCGCGGCCCGCGCCGTCTCGTCGCGCGCATGA
- a CDS encoding glycosyltransferase family 4 protein: MKITFLCPDLVDAPHGGIPTVSRQLLRQLERIAAERRVPLAFDVWALHDAPHDTRDVAREVGLQTPPRRFRSFGGSRLGMLAAAARERSDADLVFTTHIGLGPVARLLRPRAAPVVQFLHGVECWRPLPAHQRVGLWGSDLLISNSAFTLDRFLDWNPEHRSIPSKVFWLGLSNDRATFEVAPPAEDAGLSALIVGRIHPEERYKGHAELISVWNHVRRQCPGARLDIVGDGAARPAYEAQAKRLGLLESGAVRFWGRIPDDDLRALYQRTTVFAMPSRGEGFGLVYLEAMAAGVPCIGSLDDAAREVIVDGETGLSVRYGDHEGLARALVELFSDASYRDRLGRAARARVLASFTEDHFGARIWDALTELHPRAFAAGTA; this comes from the coding sequence ATGAAGATCACGTTCCTCTGCCCCGATCTCGTCGACGCGCCCCACGGCGGCATCCCCACCGTGAGCCGCCAGCTTTTGCGCCAGCTCGAACGAATCGCCGCAGAGCGCCGTGTCCCGCTCGCCTTCGACGTCTGGGCCCTGCACGACGCGCCCCACGACACGCGCGACGTCGCCCGCGAAGTCGGCCTGCAAACCCCGCCGCGACGCTTCCGCTCCTTTGGCGGCTCGCGCCTCGGGATGCTCGCCGCCGCCGCGCGCGAGCGCTCGGATGCGGACCTCGTCTTCACGACGCACATCGGCCTCGGCCCTGTCGCCCGCCTTCTCCGCCCGCGCGCTGCGCCCGTCGTCCAGTTCCTCCACGGCGTGGAGTGCTGGCGCCCCTTGCCGGCGCACCAGCGCGTCGGTCTTTGGGGCTCCGATCTTTTGATCAGCAACAGCGCCTTCACGCTCGATCGCTTCCTCGACTGGAATCCCGAGCATCGCTCGATCCCGAGCAAGGTCTTCTGGCTCGGCCTTTCGAATGATCGGGCCACGTTCGAGGTCGCGCCCCCTGCCGAAGACGCCGGCCTCTCCGCCCTGATCGTCGGCCGCATCCACCCCGAGGAGCGCTACAAGGGCCACGCCGAGCTCATCTCGGTCTGGAACCACGTCCGCCGCCAGTGCCCCGGCGCGCGCCTCGACATCGTCGGCGACGGCGCCGCGCGCCCCGCGTACGAGGCCCAGGCCAAGCGCCTCGGCCTGCTCGAAAGCGGCGCCGTCCGCTTCTGGGGCCGCATCCCCGACGACGACCTCCGCGCCCTCTACCAGCGCACCACCGTCTTCGCGATGCCGAGCCGCGGCGAAGGCTTTGGCCTCGTCTACCTCGAAGCCATGGCCGCGGGCGTCCCTTGCATCGGCTCGCTCGACGACGCCGCGCGCGAGGTCATCGTCGACGGCGAGACCGGCCTCTCCGTGCGCTACGGCGATCACGAAGGCCTCGCGCGTGCCCTCGTCGAGCTCTTCAGCGACGCGTCCTATCGCGACCGCCTCGGCCGCGCCGCCCGCGCGCGTGTCCTCGCCTCCTTCACCGAAGACCATTTCGGCGCGCGCATCTGGGACGCCCTCACAGAGCTTCACCCGCGCGCCTTCGCGGCAGGCACCGCATGA
- a CDS encoding lipopolysaccharide biosynthesis protein, which translates to MSVAQAEHGTERLGAPGMAERVLRGVAAMSVVAIVGYVGQLVVVPVGMHAWGPSRYGEWTSLSALVAFLTMTDLGVQSHVVNRMCAHHARGDHDLFLADLHSALRLQGPLAIGIWILAALVTAVLPLETWLGITTATHFETYLTLALLGFELLLGVPLGALRGTYRATGQLVRAAYLTALKRGVEIALPVVLMLAGARFPVVALARVVWALALDVYVVRDLHRQNPWFRLTPLGGDSKAGLRMLAPGALFLLAGLGEFLANQGNLLVIQSVIGGEEVSRFATHRNIANMGRMLSIQLTTVVWPELTALDALGDPSRLVRAHRTTTKLSGFLIGLALLGFLPLAEPVYTAWTLKKLTLDLPTLGMLVAQAVLWGFWGVGSTALLATNRQGRVAVLLTANAALVFVLSVLLVPRFGMRGVAAAALLADLALAAWIVPRAACQALGDRFGGYAREILGALGLGLLVPAALSAVLWWFLPEGIVRAVLVPPVFGALALLLFWIALAPEERETARGLAGKIRRKLGGTRGDAA; encoded by the coding sequence ATGAGCGTCGCGCAGGCCGAGCACGGGACCGAACGGCTCGGCGCGCCCGGCATGGCCGAGCGTGTGCTTCGTGGCGTCGCGGCCATGAGCGTCGTCGCGATCGTCGGTTACGTCGGCCAGCTCGTCGTCGTCCCCGTCGGCATGCACGCCTGGGGTCCTTCGCGGTATGGCGAATGGACCTCGCTCTCGGCCCTCGTCGCGTTCCTGACGATGACCGACCTCGGCGTCCAGTCGCATGTCGTCAACCGCATGTGCGCGCATCACGCGCGTGGGGATCACGACCTCTTCCTCGCCGACCTCCACAGCGCGCTTCGCCTCCAGGGCCCGCTCGCGATCGGCATCTGGATCCTCGCCGCGCTCGTCACCGCGGTCTTGCCGCTCGAGACGTGGCTCGGCATCACCACCGCGACGCACTTCGAGACGTACCTCACGCTCGCGCTCCTCGGCTTCGAGCTCCTCCTCGGCGTCCCGCTCGGCGCCCTCCGCGGCACCTACCGCGCCACGGGCCAGCTCGTCCGCGCCGCCTACCTCACGGCCTTGAAGCGCGGCGTCGAGATCGCCTTGCCCGTCGTGCTCATGCTCGCCGGCGCGCGGTTCCCCGTCGTCGCGCTCGCCCGTGTCGTGTGGGCCCTCGCGCTCGACGTGTACGTCGTGCGCGACCTGCACCGCCAAAACCCCTGGTTTCGCCTCACGCCCCTCGGCGGCGATAGCAAAGCGGGCCTGCGCATGCTCGCGCCCGGCGCGCTCTTCTTGCTCGCGGGCCTCGGCGAGTTCCTCGCCAACCAGGGCAACCTCCTCGTCATCCAGTCCGTCATCGGCGGCGAGGAGGTCTCTCGCTTCGCGACCCATCGCAACATCGCGAACATGGGCCGCATGCTCTCGATCCAGCTCACGACCGTCGTCTGGCCCGAGCTCACCGCGCTCGACGCGCTCGGCGATCCCTCACGGCTCGTGCGCGCGCATCGCACCACGACCAAGCTCTCGGGCTTCCTCATCGGCCTCGCGCTCCTCGGCTTCTTGCCCCTCGCCGAGCCCGTCTACACCGCGTGGACCCTGAAAAAGCTCACGCTCGACCTTCCCACGCTCGGGATGCTCGTCGCGCAGGCCGTCCTGTGGGGCTTCTGGGGCGTCGGCTCCACCGCGCTGCTCGCGACGAACCGCCAGGGCCGCGTCGCGGTCTTGCTCACGGCGAACGCGGCGCTCGTGTTCGTCCTGTCCGTCCTGCTCGTCCCGCGCTTCGGCATGCGGGGCGTCGCGGCGGCCGCGCTCCTCGCGGATCTCGCGCTCGCGGCCTGGATCGTCCCGCGCGCCGCTTGCCAGGCGCTCGGCGACCGGTTCGGCGGCTACGCCCGCGAAATCCTGGGCGCGCTGGGCCTTGGTTTGCTCGTCCCGGCCGCGCTCTCGGCCGTGCTCTGGTGGTTTTTGCCCGAGGGGATCGTCCGGGCCGTCCTCGTGCCGCCCGTCTTTGGCGCCCTCGCGCTTTTGCTCTTCTGGATCGCGCTCGCCCCCGAGGAGCGCGAAACTGCCCGGGGGCTCGCCGGGAAGATCCGTCGAAAGCTCGGCGGCACGCGGGGAGATGCCGCATGA
- a CDS encoding NAD-dependent epimerase/dehydratase family protein, with product MKDKHILVTGGFGFLGSHLVERLLADEDARVHVVDNLSTSPLDHEAFVRRVNNPRLTYDILSVEDYYARGSFAPFGEIYHLASVVGPVGVLAHSGKITKSITDDTYRVIDIANRTGARLCDVSTSEIYGGGRDGYCSENDNKIITPKVSVRLEYAVAKLACEIALVNTCRVSELFAVIIRPFNIAGPRQSGKGGFVLPRFIKQCLAGEPLTVYGDGGMIRAFTHVDDVAEGIVRALRLGRRGEAYNIGNPQNKISIRDLAERTVRITASESRIDYVDPKALFGPLFEEANDKYPDADKAMGELGWRPRFDLDTVIRDSVEYIRAGRLD from the coding sequence ATGAAAGACAAACACATCCTCGTGACGGGAGGCTTCGGCTTCCTGGGAAGCCATCTCGTCGAGCGCCTGCTCGCGGACGAAGACGCGCGCGTCCACGTCGTCGACAACCTCAGCACGAGCCCCCTCGATCACGAGGCCTTCGTGCGCCGCGTGAACAACCCGCGCCTCACGTACGACATCCTCTCCGTCGAGGACTACTACGCACGCGGCTCGTTCGCGCCCTTCGGCGAGATCTACCACCTCGCCTCGGTCGTCGGCCCTGTCGGCGTCCTCGCTCATTCCGGCAAGATCACGAAGAGCATCACGGACGACACCTACCGCGTGATCGACATCGCGAACCGCACGGGCGCGCGCCTCTGCGACGTCTCCACGAGCGAGATCTACGGCGGCGGCCGCGACGGCTACTGCTCCGAGAACGACAACAAGATCATCACGCCCAAGGTCTCGGTCCGCCTCGAGTACGCCGTGGCCAAGCTCGCGTGCGAGATCGCGCTCGTCAACACGTGCAGGGTCTCGGAGCTCTTCGCCGTGATCATCCGCCCCTTCAACATCGCGGGGCCACGCCAGTCGGGCAAGGGCGGCTTCGTCCTGCCGCGCTTCATCAAGCAATGCCTCGCGGGCGAGCCGCTCACGGTCTACGGCGACGGCGGCATGATCCGCGCCTTCACGCACGTCGACGACGTCGCCGAGGGCATCGTCCGGGCGTTGCGCCTCGGCCGCCGCGGCGAGGCCTACAACATCGGCAACCCGCAGAACAAGATCAGCATCCGCGACCTCGCCGAGCGCACCGTGCGCATCACCGCCTCCGAGAGCCGCATCGATTACGTGGACCCGAAGGCCCTCTTCGGCCCGCTCTTCGAGGAGGCGAACGACAAGTACCCCGACGCCGACAAGGCCATGGGCGAGCTCGGCTGGCGCCCTCGCTTCGACCTCGACACCGTCATTCGCGACAGCGTGGAGTACATTCGTGCGGGGCGCCTCGACTGA
- a CDS encoding glycosyltransferase family 2 protein — protein MRPRVSVVMPTYKRARLLGATLRSILAQSFSDFELLVRDDGPGGDGTEEAVREAAAGDPRVKYHRNPKNLRMPANLNAGIEDAVGELIAVCHDHDLYHPDFLAELVRLLDRHPRALFAHTGLEMVDQDDRPLGAVHVGPWPELTRGRAWLDFMLRSFSSPVCALTLVRRDAHERLGLYDPAFGFIADVEMWMRLCEHGDVAYAARPLVRVRNREDGHDVDVNPWPIHAFSFAIHRKYVPRHFQGPMRLAKEAALALRADKQVLHEVASRLRHGKPIGLGASLGPLRDHAGPLSRALLPLVGPLESLLSEKRS, from the coding sequence GTGCGCCCGCGCGTCTCCGTCGTGATGCCGACGTACAAGCGCGCGCGCCTGCTCGGCGCGACGTTGCGCTCGATCCTCGCCCAGTCGTTCAGCGATTTCGAGCTGCTCGTCCGCGACGACGGCCCGGGCGGCGACGGCACCGAGGAGGCCGTGCGCGAGGCCGCGGCCGGGGATCCGCGGGTCAAATACCACCGCAATCCGAAGAACCTGCGCATGCCGGCGAACCTCAACGCCGGCATCGAGGACGCCGTCGGCGAGCTCATCGCGGTCTGCCACGACCACGACCTTTACCACCCGGATTTCCTCGCCGAGCTCGTGCGCCTGCTCGATCGCCACCCGCGCGCGCTCTTCGCGCACACGGGCCTCGAAATGGTCGACCAGGACGATAGGCCCCTCGGCGCGGTCCACGTCGGCCCCTGGCCCGAGCTCACGCGTGGCCGGGCTTGGCTCGACTTCATGCTCCGGAGCTTCAGCTCCCCCGTCTGCGCGCTCACCCTCGTCCGGCGCGACGCGCACGAGCGGCTGGGCCTCTACGACCCCGCGTTTGGCTTCATCGCCGACGTCGAGATGTGGATGCGCCTCTGCGAGCACGGCGACGTCGCGTATGCGGCCCGCCCGCTCGTCCGCGTGCGCAACCGCGAAGACGGCCACGACGTCGACGTCAACCCGTGGCCGATCCACGCGTTCTCCTTCGCCATTCACCGCAAGTACGTCCCGCGCCATTTCCAGGGACCGATGCGCCTCGCCAAGGAAGCCGCGCTCGCGCTCCGCGCCGACAAGCAGGTCCTGCACGAGGTCGCCTCGCGCCTCCGCCACGGAAAACCCATCGGCCTCGGCGCCTCGCTCGGCCCCCTGCGCGATCATGCGGGCCCCCTCTCCCGTGCCCTTTTGCCCCTCGTGGGCCCTCTGGAATCCCTTCTTTCGGAGAAACGCTCGTGA
- a CDS encoding class I SAM-dependent methyltransferase yields MKTSLLVGQSPLDMIPRVLDEIVGTRILDVGCGVGVYGFMLRHRWQDTPIGFRQVREYDRRDPRLDEPELLSGCDLTVHNLRRTSHHRSYDELVLASADALPYPDDYVDTLLCIEVLEHLDKPAALRALRNFERIARKRIVITVPRESLDPHTGHDERAFLRLENPDPDVQAWTFAETHRSAFTPSELRSLGFRCGRKVEPGPRAPLQLAMALWQTYGPPGGQLLAVKDLDKPERQSRGALPPPPAITEGFPDYRPAERRPAHTPAAEVG; encoded by the coding sequence GTGAAGACCTCGCTCCTCGTCGGCCAGAGCCCCCTCGACATGATCCCGCGCGTCCTCGACGAGATCGTGGGCACGCGGATCCTCGACGTCGGCTGCGGCGTCGGCGTCTATGGCTTCATGCTCCGGCATCGCTGGCAGGACACGCCGATCGGCTTTCGTCAGGTCCGCGAATACGACCGCCGCGACCCGCGCCTCGACGAGCCCGAGCTGCTCAGCGGCTGCGACCTCACGGTCCACAACCTCCGCCGCACGAGCCACCACCGGAGCTACGACGAGCTCGTCCTCGCCAGCGCCGACGCCCTCCCCTACCCCGACGATTACGTCGACACCCTGCTCTGCATCGAGGTCCTCGAACACCTCGACAAACCCGCGGCCCTGCGCGCCCTCCGCAATTTCGAGCGTATCGCCCGCAAGCGTATCGTCATCACCGTCCCGCGCGAGTCGCTCGACCCGCACACCGGCCACGACGAGCGCGCCTTCTTGCGCCTCGAGAACCCCGATCCCGACGTCCAGGCCTGGACCTTCGCCGAGACGCACCGCTCGGCCTTCACGCCCTCCGAGCTGCGCTCCCTCGGCTTTCGTTGCGGCCGCAAGGTCGAGCCGGGCCCGCGCGCCCCGCTCCAGCTCGCGATGGCGCTCTGGCAGACGTATGGCCCGCCCGGCGGCCAGCTCCTCGCCGTGAAGGACCTCGACAAACCCGAACGCCAGAGCCGCGGCGCGCTCCCGCCGCCGCCCGCGATCACCGAGGGATTCCCCGATTACCGGCCCGCGGAGCGCCGCCCCGCGCACACCCCCGCCGCCGAGGTCGGCTGA